The following coding sequences are from one Rattus norvegicus strain BN/NHsdMcwi chromosome 11, GRCr8, whole genome shotgun sequence window:
- the LOC102550973 gene encoding keratin-associated protein 19-4-like: MSYFNSYYGGSGGFGGRGSGYGYGCGNFHRLGYGGYRGFGSGSGYGDFGYGSDCRGFGYGSGYGGFGYGYSRPHSYGGCGFSSIY; this comes from the coding sequence ATGAGTTACTTCAACAGCTACTATGGAGGCTCTGGAGGCTTTGGGGGCCGGGGCTCTGgctatggctatggctgtggcAATTTCCACAGACTGGGCTATGGTGGCTATAGAGGctttggctctggctctggctatGGAGACTTTGGCTATGGTTCTGACTGTAGAGGCTTTGGCTATGGCTCTGGCTATGGAGGCTTTGGCTATGGCTACAGCCGTCCACATTCCTATGGAGGATGTGGATTCTCTTCCATCTACTGA
- the Krtap19-5 gene encoding keratin associated protein, producing the protein MSYYGSYYGGYYGGLGSGYRGFGNLGYGYGCGCGFGGHGYGSVYGRYGYGYRRPFYYGGYGFSRFY; encoded by the coding sequence ATGAGCTACTACGGCAGCTACTACGGAGGCTACTACGGAGGCCTGGGCTCCGGCTACCGAGGCTTTGGAAACCTGGGTTACggctatggctgtggctgtggctttgGAGGCCACGGATATGGCTCTGTCTATGGCAGATACGGATATGGCTACCGCCGCCCATTTTATTACGGAGGATATGGATTCTCCCGCTTCTACTGA